In Qipengyuania psychrotolerans, one DNA window encodes the following:
- the pyrH gene encoding UMP kinase has product MPLPKMNRVLLKLSGEVLMGDQQFGIDPAFVLELAKEVKAAKETGLEICLVIGGGNIFRGMAGAAQGMDRAQADYMGMLATVMNALAMQSALEQIGVETRVQSAVQMDQVCEPVIRRRAERHLEKGRIVIFAAGVGAPYFTTDSGAALRAAEMNCDALLKGTSVDGIYDSDPKKNTDAKRYETVSYGKVLADNLKVMDASAVALCRDNDIPIVVFSIREKGNLATVLSGDGVQTVVTDHTK; this is encoded by the coding sequence ATGCCCCTTCCCAAGATGAACCGCGTCCTCCTGAAGCTGTCGGGCGAGGTATTGATGGGGGACCAGCAGTTCGGGATTGATCCGGCCTTCGTGCTGGAGCTGGCCAAGGAAGTGAAAGCGGCCAAGGAAACGGGCCTCGAAATCTGCCTCGTCATTGGCGGCGGCAATATCTTCCGCGGCATGGCCGGGGCGGCGCAAGGGATGGACCGTGCGCAGGCCGATTACATGGGAATGCTGGCCACGGTGATGAACGCGCTGGCGATGCAGAGCGCGCTGGAACAGATCGGCGTAGAAACACGCGTGCAGAGCGCGGTCCAGATGGACCAGGTGTGCGAGCCGGTCATCCGCCGCCGCGCAGAACGCCACCTTGAAAAGGGACGCATCGTTATTTTCGCGGCTGGCGTCGGCGCGCCTTATTTCACGACCGACAGCGGCGCTGCACTGCGCGCGGCCGAAATGAACTGCGATGCCTTGCTCAAGGGCACCAGCGTGGACGGAATTTATGACAGCGATCCCAAGAAGAACACCGATGCCAAGCGATACGAAACCGTAAGTTACGGCAAGGTGCTTGCAGACAATCTCAAGGTGATGGATGCCAGCGCGGTGGCATTATGTCGTGACAATGACATCCCGATCGTGGTCTTCTCCATCCGCGAGAAGGGCAATCTGGCGACGGTGCTTTCGGGCGACGGCGTGCAGACTGTCGTAACCGATCACACCAAATAA
- a CDS encoding APC family permease, translating into MQRSFGFWTAISMVVGSMIGGSIFVLPSSLAQFGWTSTVGWLAAGIGVLAIARVITDLTVRNPEEPSVLTICGDVLGLLPGRIIAWSYWLLLVGAGAVLSMVAADYLSFLFPMLAETNGMRSFAAFFILSAIAMLNLGGVKGAGVFQVATTVLKLLPLVFVIGIAAFILFSAPSTFTQSQSEPFNLGLLTPTVGVLCFALLGFESASLIAQRVKDPERNVVRATLLGLVLVLVIYFLVSTTIVLATPADVLRNAPAPLAMFTSTFAGSWAGSAVALFAAISAIGCLNAVVLLLGEVPFGMVRDGQLPEWIAPGSERGIGQRPLLTGTGLAAALVLVSSNSVGEQVLDFLLRLTTASSIFFYAGICLTAIKVGVQRPLAIFGVGFCAWILYGTGTEASLLGISLMLVGMIMSFLIGGRTKPRGTAPA; encoded by the coding sequence ATGCAACGATCTTTCGGGTTTTGGACCGCCATTTCGATGGTTGTCGGATCTATGATTGGAGGCAGCATTTTTGTCCTCCCCAGTTCACTCGCGCAATTCGGATGGACTTCCACAGTGGGCTGGCTAGCTGCGGGGATCGGTGTGCTGGCAATCGCCCGCGTGATCACGGACCTGACTGTTAGAAACCCCGAAGAGCCAAGCGTTTTGACAATTTGCGGCGATGTTCTGGGCCTGCTCCCAGGACGGATCATCGCCTGGAGTTACTGGCTCCTGCTGGTCGGTGCAGGCGCTGTGTTGTCCATGGTCGCCGCCGACTATCTATCGTTTCTCTTTCCTATGTTGGCAGAGACAAACGGGATGCGCTCCTTCGCAGCGTTCTTCATCCTGTCGGCCATTGCCATGTTGAACCTTGGAGGAGTGAAAGGCGCGGGAGTGTTCCAAGTCGCTACCACCGTATTGAAGCTGCTGCCGCTAGTGTTTGTGATCGGCATCGCCGCGTTTATTCTCTTTTCTGCCCCGTCGACTTTCACCCAGTCGCAATCCGAACCTTTCAACTTGGGGCTCTTGACCCCGACAGTGGGCGTGCTGTGTTTCGCATTGTTGGGTTTTGAAAGTGCGAGCCTGATTGCGCAAAGGGTGAAGGACCCCGAACGCAATGTCGTTCGCGCAACCCTGCTCGGGTTGGTGCTCGTCCTCGTCATCTATTTCCTGGTCAGCACAACAATCGTGCTGGCCACCCCCGCCGATGTCTTGAGAAATGCGCCCGCCCCTCTTGCCATGTTCACATCGACATTTGCCGGTTCGTGGGCCGGCTCTGCGGTAGCCCTGTTTGCAGCCATTTCCGCAATCGGATGCCTGAATGCGGTCGTGCTGTTGCTTGGCGAAGTGCCTTTCGGGATGGTCCGCGACGGTCAGTTGCCAGAGTGGATTGCACCGGGAAGCGAGCGCGGCATCGGGCAGCGACCGCTCTTGACCGGTACCGGGCTTGCAGCGGCCTTAGTGTTGGTTAGTTCAAATTCGGTTGGAGAACAGGTTCTGGATTTCCTGCTCCGCCTCACTACTGCGTCATCCATCTTCTTTTACGCTGGCATCTGCCTGACCGCGATCAAGGTCGGGGTGCAGCGACCACTCGCGATCTTCGGTGTGGGGTTCTGTGCCTGGATTCTTTACGGCACGGGCACCGAAGCGAGCCTTTTGGGCATTTCGCTTATGCTGGTCGGGATGATTATGAGTTTCCTGATCGGTGGCCGCACAAAACCGAGAGGGACGGCTCCGGCATAG
- the tsf gene encoding translation elongation factor Ts, with product MAAFTAADVKALREKTGAGMMDAKKALEAADGNIEAAVDALRAKGLATAQKKSSRTAAEGLVGIAVEGTKGVAVEVNSETDFVAKNDQFQDFVRKTTQVALGVAGDDVDAVKAAAYPDGGTVADKLTDNVATIGENQQIRRIKTVSVTNGVIVPYMHNAVAPDLGKIGVLVALESEGDQDKLAELGKKLGMHIAAAFPQALTADGLDADVIERERAIAKEKAAESGKPENVQEKMVEGAVNKYAKENALLSQVYVIDNKTPIAQVVEAAAKDIGAKVELVDYVRFQLGEGIEKEESDFAAEVAAAVAG from the coding sequence ATGGCTGCATTCACTGCCGCTGACGTGAAAGCCCTGCGCGAGAAAACCGGCGCGGGCATGATGGACGCCAAGAAGGCTCTTGAAGCTGCTGATGGCAACATCGAAGCCGCAGTCGACGCGCTGCGCGCCAAGGGCCTCGCCACCGCACAGAAGAAGTCGAGCCGTACCGCGGCCGAAGGTCTCGTGGGTATCGCTGTCGAAGGCACCAAGGGTGTGGCCGTCGAAGTGAACTCGGAAACCGACTTCGTTGCCAAGAACGATCAGTTCCAGGATTTTGTGCGCAAGACCACTCAGGTCGCGCTCGGTGTTGCTGGTGATGATGTCGACGCCGTCAAGGCCGCAGCTTATCCCGACGGCGGCACTGTCGCCGACAAGCTGACCGACAATGTCGCAACCATCGGTGAAAACCAGCAGATCCGCCGCATCAAGACCGTTTCGGTCACCAATGGCGTGATCGTCCCCTACATGCACAACGCTGTTGCACCCGACCTCGGCAAGATCGGCGTTCTCGTCGCTCTTGAAAGCGAAGGTGACCAGGACAAGCTGGCCGAACTCGGCAAGAAGCTTGGCATGCACATCGCCGCAGCTTTCCCGCAGGCACTGACTGCAGACGGCCTCGACGCCGACGTGATCGAGCGTGAGCGCGCGATCGCCAAGGAAAAGGCTGCCGAAAGCGGCAAGCCCGAAAACGTCCAGGAAAAGATGGTCGAAGGCGCAGTCAATAAATACGCCAAGGAAAACGCGCTGCTCAGCCAGGTCTATGTCATCGACAACAAGACCCCGATTGCACAGGTCGTTGAAGCGGCTGCCAAGGACATCGGCGCCAAGGTTGAACTGGTGGATTATGTCCGCTTCCAGCTCGGCGAAGGCATCGAGAAGGAAGAAAGCGACTTCGCTGCAGAAGTAGCTGCTGCCGTCGCTGGCTAA